A section of the Malus sylvestris chromosome 17, drMalSylv7.2, whole genome shotgun sequence genome encodes:
- the LOC126612321 gene encoding uncharacterized protein LOC126612321 produces the protein MSFLAGRLAGKEGAYFLQESKQAVGRLVSQKKKLPSSPSEASSAATEHESQADVLPEVLRHSLPSKIFHQPSETTSSLDTASKWVLESDSKNGHFVSAEALNPLRAYLSLPQVTFGPKRWQLPESESSLSASTANELRRDRHTTHINPEKLKAAAEGFTQIGKAFAVATAVVFGGATLLLGMAISKLQLQNSEDVRTKGRDLMEPKLEMIQEELAPLRAWAEKTSKKWRLERDENIKEKPIIKALAKMLGPKTSN, from the exons ATGAGCTTTCTCGCGGGAAGATTAGCCGGGAAAGAGGGAGCCTATTTTCTCCAGGAATCGAAACAGGCGGTGGGCCGCCTCGTATcccagaagaagaagctccCATCATCGCCGTCCGAAGCTTCCTCCGCCGCGACAGAGCACGAATCGCAAGCCGACGTGCTTCCGGAGGTCCTGAGGCACTCTCTGCCCTCCAAGATCTTCCACCAACCTTCCGAAACGACGTCGTCTCTGGACACGGCCTCCAAATGGGTTCTTGAATCCGATTCCAAGAACGGCCATTTCGTGTCCGCCGAGGCTCTCAACCCTCTGAGGGCTTACCTGTCGCTGCCCCAGGTCACTTTTGGCCCCAAAAG GTGGCAACTGCCGGAATCAGAAAGCTCATTGTCAGCCTCGACGGCTAATGAGTTGCGTCGAGACAGGCATACTACCCACATTAATCCTGAAAAGTTGAAGGCTGCAGCCGAAGGGTTTACTCAAA TTGGGAAGGCATTTGCTGTTGCAACTGCAGTAGTATTTGGTGGTGCCACCTTGCTATTAGGAATGGCCATCTCAAAATTACAGTTGCAAAAT AGTGAAGACGTCCGAACAAAAGGGAGAGACCTTATGGAGCCAAAACTGGAGATGATTCAGGAGGAACTAGCTCCCTTAAGAGCTTGG GCTGAAAAAACGTCGAAGAAATGGCGCTTGGAAAGGGACGAAAATATAAAGGAGAAGCCAATTATTAAGGCGCTTGCTAAAATGTTGGGTCCAAAGACATCCAATTAA
- the LOC126612329 gene encoding uncharacterized protein LOC126612329 — translation MASVIMAPTFCSISVRRSGKDWSERSSTNGQHRGMKLKAMRIEKPLEELYQVRVERKVSQERLAELGVSRWSMWKTGKCKLPWDWQVDQLVYIEEGEVRVVPEGSRQYMQFVAGDLIRYPKWLEADLWFNGPYQERYSFRAFGDD, via the coding sequence ATGGCAAGTGTGATCATGGCCCCAACTTTCTGCTCAATCTCAGTCAGAAGAAGCGGCAAAGATTGGAGCGAGCGCAGCAGTACTAACGGGCAACATCGTGGTATGAAATTGAAGGCAATGCGGATAGAGAAACCTCTGGAGGAATTGTACCAAGTGAGAGTCGAGAGAAAGGTGTCACAGGAGAGACTAGCGGAGCTTGGAGTCTCCAGATGGTCAATGTGGAAGACGGGCAAGTGCAAGCTGCCGTGGGACTGGCAGGTCGACCAGCTGGTTTACATTGAGGAAGGAGAGGTGAGAGTCGTGCCCGAAGGCAGCCGGCAGTACATGCAATTCGTGGCTGGGGATCTTATTCGTTACCCCAAGTGGTTGGAGGCTGACCTCTGGTTCAACGGTCCTTACCAAGAGCGTTACAGTTTCCGAGCCTTTGGCGATGATTAG